The following are encoded in a window of Salinibacter ruber DSM 13855 genomic DNA:
- a CDS encoding P-II family nitrogen regulator → MKMIVAYIRPVKQDEVVERLRRMGVPGASMHPVEGFGREAEPSGQDSYGPQVTPYAEMVRVEVVCADARVEDWTRALAEAAQTGRRGDGKVFVLPVADAVDIRTLQTGDTVV, encoded by the coding sequence ATGAAGATGATCGTCGCCTACATTCGACCCGTCAAACAGGACGAGGTCGTCGAGCGCCTGCGCCGGATGGGCGTGCCCGGCGCCAGCATGCACCCCGTCGAAGGGTTCGGGCGGGAGGCCGAGCCGAGCGGGCAGGACTCCTACGGGCCCCAGGTGACGCCCTACGCAGAGATGGTGCGGGTCGAAGTCGTCTGCGCGGACGCCCGGGTTGAGGACTGGACCCGGGCCCTCGCGGAGGCGGCCCAGACCGGGCGGCGGGGCGACGGCAAAGTGTTCGTGCTGCCGGTCGCCGACGCCGTGGACATCCGAACCCTCCAAACGGGAGATACGGTCGTCTGA